One window from the genome of Hoplias malabaricus isolate fHopMal1 chromosome 18, fHopMal1.hap1, whole genome shotgun sequence encodes:
- the ccl19b gene encoding C-C motif chemokine 19b, whose translation MLRNGLMTHVGALLLFGLIVCSWSYAGAEGEDCCLATADKPIPQRLVKSFYLQTADTGCRIPATVFTTKKNKKLCAPLPTKNNWVKKLMDKLNKKSKKTSKGKKQ comes from the exons ATGCTCAGGAACGGTCTGATGACACACGTGGGTGCTTTGCTGCTCTTTGGCTTGATCGTCTGCAGCTGGAGTTACGCAGGAG CTGAAGGAGAAGACTGCTGTTTGGCCACTGCTGACAAGCCTATCCCTCAAAGACTGGTGAAGTCTTTCTACCTGCAGACAGCAGATACAGGCTGCAGAATTCCTGCCACAGT ttttacaacaaaaaagaacaaaaaactcTGTGCCCCTCTTCCCACCAAGAACAATTGGGTTAAAAAACTGATGGATAAGCTAAATAAAAAATCCAAAAAGACGTCCAAAG GTAAAAAGCAGTAG